One genomic segment of Methanofastidiosum sp. includes these proteins:
- the tpiA gene encoding triose-phosphate isomerase, which translates to MKTPIILINFKIYNEISGAKGLELAKICEDVSRKTGVNISIAPQIIDLSYISEKVSIPIFSQHVDNIKPGSGTGKTTLEGIKAAKAVGTLINHSENRLKIADIDSIVNRCRELELISVVCTNNISVSKAVAMFNPTFIAVEPPELIGGDISVTDADPGIVKNTVKTIRDITPNVKVLCGAGVKNGKDVKKAIELGAEGVLLASGVTKAKNPREVLEDLAKGAIK; encoded by the coding sequence ATGAAAACACCAATCATCCTTATTAACTTTAAGATTTATAATGAAATATCTGGGGCTAAAGGCCTTGAACTCGCAAAAATATGTGAAGATGTTTCTAGAAAAACAGGCGTGAATATTTCAATTGCTCCACAGATTATTGATTTGTCCTATATATCTGAAAAAGTTTCCATACCCATATTCTCGCAACACGTAGACAATATTAAACCAGGAAGTGGAACTGGAAAAACTACCCTTGAAGGAATTAAAGCTGCTAAAGCTGTTGGGACTCTTATCAATCATTCTGAGAATAGATTAAAAATAGCCGATATTGATTCAATTGTAAATAGGTGTAGAGAATTAGAACTTATATCGGTAGTTTGTACAAATAATATATCCGTAAGCAAGGCTGTTGCTATGTTTAATCCCACTTTTATTGCAGTTGAACCCCCAGAATTAATAGGCGGAGATATATCTGTGACTGATGCAGATCCAGGCATTGTTAAAAACACCGTCAAGACAATTAGAGATATCACCCCTAATGTGAAAGTACTCTGTGGAGCCGGTGTAAAAAATGGAAAAGATGTTAAAAAGGCCATTGAATTAGGGGCGGAAGGGGTTCTACTAGCTTCGGGCGTTACT